One Pullulanibacillus sp. KACC 23026 DNA segment encodes these proteins:
- a CDS encoding ABC transporter ATP-binding protein: MKILNTTINHFKPYWKALLIAFVFSLIGGAFTILPSILVGKLVDDVLQKREMAFLIWVVGGVLVAYLGKSLFETLQEFVQVKIGLDVITDMQLRAFRKLHRAPMSFFSNTPRGDLLYRLTHDVESIQNLNNTVIPRIIQQVISAIAAFASVFVLFWPAAIVMFVVFAIYIFPSFKLGKTMRIKSQIQRDMSADMYQHLQESIESVRLVRTYQTQDQELETQATKLSDWKRFSIRAALLGKVNWRLGNLFNIAAPGIVMLIGGIAIWNHHITVGTLVSCLSFITIMFQPVRSLAENALTIQQAIPALRRIYDYFDLPDEHAEGLPEFAQVVGKIDLENIWFTYPNSDKQILKGVSLSLKPGQHIGIVGTSGGGKSTLVQILLGLYEPQQGSVHIDDQDLFAYNRNSFRQQVGVVSQETFLLNSTLRQNLLYGKADASAEELDRAVEAAGLKELIDSLEDNYETVVGERGLKLSGGQRQRVALARAILRQPPVLIFDEATSSLDGETEERVQASLEQLIPGRTTITIAHRLVTVRKADVIILLDNGMVAEKGTHEELLSLKGHYYHLYKAQYTELEKELMA; the protein is encoded by the coding sequence ATGAAGATATTGAATACGACCATTAACCATTTTAAGCCGTATTGGAAAGCGCTGCTGATTGCATTTGTTTTTTCGTTAATTGGCGGGGCGTTTACCATACTGCCTTCCATTTTGGTTGGAAAATTAGTGGATGATGTGCTGCAGAAACGCGAGATGGCTTTCTTAATCTGGGTGGTAGGCGGTGTCCTTGTTGCCTATTTAGGAAAGTCGTTGTTTGAAACGCTACAAGAATTTGTCCAAGTGAAAATTGGATTAGATGTTATTACTGACATGCAATTGCGAGCCTTTAGAAAATTACATCGGGCTCCCATGTCTTTCTTTTCAAACACACCAAGAGGAGATCTGCTTTATCGCTTAACCCATGATGTTGAATCGATTCAGAATTTGAATAATACGGTTATTCCAAGAATCATTCAGCAAGTCATTAGCGCTATTGCCGCTTTTGCCAGTGTGTTCGTTTTATTTTGGCCGGCTGCGATTGTCATGTTTGTCGTCTTTGCGATTTATATTTTTCCATCCTTTAAATTAGGTAAAACGATGCGAATAAAAAGTCAAATTCAAAGAGACATGAGTGCAGATATGTACCAGCATTTGCAGGAAAGTATTGAAAGTGTTCGTTTAGTAAGAACTTATCAAACTCAGGATCAAGAGCTTGAAACTCAAGCAACAAAACTTTCGGATTGGAAACGTTTTTCGATTCGTGCTGCGCTGTTAGGAAAAGTGAATTGGCGTTTAGGAAACCTCTTTAATATTGCAGCACCGGGAATTGTGATGCTAATCGGCGGGATCGCCATTTGGAATCACCATATTACAGTCGGGACACTTGTTTCCTGTCTCAGCTTTATTACAATCATGTTCCAGCCTGTCCGATCTTTGGCCGAAAACGCCTTAACTATTCAACAGGCGATTCCGGCACTTCGGAGAATCTATGACTATTTTGATCTTCCAGATGAACATGCAGAAGGATTGCCTGAATTTGCTCAGGTGGTCGGAAAAATTGATTTGGAAAATATTTGGTTTACTTACCCTAATAGTGATAAGCAGATCTTAAAAGGGGTTTCCCTGTCACTGAAGCCCGGGCAGCATATCGGGATCGTTGGAACAAGTGGAGGAGGAAAAAGTACGCTTGTTCAAATTTTGCTCGGGTTGTATGAACCGCAGCAAGGATCGGTTCATATTGATGATCAAGATCTTTTTGCTTATAATCGCAATAGTTTTAGACAACAGGTCGGTGTTGTCTCACAGGAAACCTTTCTATTAAATAGTACGCTTCGGCAAAACCTTCTTTATGGAAAGGCAGATGCTTCGGCCGAAGAGCTTGATCGAGCAGTAGAGGCAGCTGGATTAAAGGAATTAATTGATTCCTTAGAAGATAACTATGAAACGGTCGTTGGAGAGAGAGGTTTGAAGCTCTCTGGAGGTCAAAGACAAAGAGTGGCACTTGCCCGAGCGATCCTTCGTCAACCGCCTGTCCTCATTTTTGATGAAGCCACCTCCTCCTTAGATGGCGAAACCGAAGAAAGAGTTCAGGCATCGCTTGAGCAGTTGATTCCAGGAAGAACGACCATCACGATTGCCCACCGTCTTGTCACAGTTAGAAAGGCCGATGTCATCATTCTTTTAGACAATGGAATGGTTGCTGAAAAAGGAACGCATGAAGAGCTTCTTTCATTAAAAGGACACTATTATCATTTATATAAAGCCCAATATACCGAGCTGGAAAAGGAGTTGATGGCGTGA
- a CDS encoding ABC transporter ATP-binding protein, with product MSTTSVSPKKSRDGRRVLAFLKPYKKWVIGDSFVIAISQVFASVIPTLALSWLVDTIVPSHNHKWLWGLMGLLVLSGIFDLIMMIIDEYFCHQTAKTVTNWQKLRLFRHLQLLPYSFYHHNSTGEMLARVSDDPDTLHNFLAWEGSTFMASVQGVIIYSIVLLYIHPYLMITSVVLGVIFYWTSNYVGTRTRAASAEARREASRYLERLRESVTGIHLSRVMGVSDHEVESVVSIRSSFVKHSIKELKARMQSVVVIASYNGFALAVVYFISTLLIWHHGLSSGEMLTAGGLVTIAANEMQRLLRNWLSVRRTGPALDRSDILLSEEPSLAETSAGIQDERANGKITFQEVTFSYPAKEEHVLTGVTFTIQPGEKVALVGPSGSGKSTIVDLLFRFYESERGSIEVDDRSIKEWDTSWLRSQIAVVTQDVILRSGTLADNLRIGKALATDEELKRALYDSGLGELLETLPKGLNTPVGERGSLLSGGQKQRLSLARALLKDAPILILDEASSALDPITETQINEVVLQNGKNQTILIISHRLSTVLSADKIIVLENGKIVEEGTHAELLNDSSGVYTRLFGREVEIGETTIHNAGVNLV from the coding sequence GTGAGCACAACGTCTGTTTCTCCAAAAAAGAGCCGTGATGGAAGGCGCGTGTTAGCTTTTCTTAAACCTTATAAAAAATGGGTGATAGGTGATTCGTTTGTCATCGCGATCAGCCAAGTCTTCGCGTCAGTTATCCCAACACTTGCTCTAAGCTGGCTGGTCGATACGATTGTTCCCAGCCATAATCATAAGTGGCTTTGGGGATTGATGGGACTCCTTGTTTTATCCGGCATCTTTGATTTAATCATGATGATCATCGATGAGTATTTCTGCCATCAAACGGCTAAAACGGTTACGAATTGGCAGAAGCTTCGATTATTCCGTCATTTGCAATTATTGCCTTATTCGTTTTACCATCATAATTCAACGGGTGAAATGCTTGCCAGAGTTTCAGATGATCCTGATACGCTCCATAACTTTTTGGCTTGGGAAGGATCTACCTTTATGGCCAGTGTGCAGGGGGTCATCATCTACAGCATCGTTCTATTATATATTCATCCCTACCTGATGATTACAAGTGTGGTTCTCGGCGTGATTTTCTATTGGACATCTAATTATGTTGGAACGAGAACACGAGCAGCTTCAGCTGAGGCCAGAAGAGAAGCTTCCCGATATCTTGAAAGGCTAAGAGAATCGGTGACGGGTATTCACTTGTCTCGAGTAATGGGCGTTTCAGATCATGAGGTCGAGAGTGTTGTATCAATAAGGTCTTCGTTTGTGAAGCATTCAATTAAAGAACTAAAGGCGCGCATGCAGTCGGTCGTAGTCATTGCAAGCTACAATGGGTTTGCTCTCGCAGTTGTCTATTTCATTAGCACACTGCTGATTTGGCATCATGGTTTGTCGAGCGGGGAAATGCTGACAGCCGGCGGACTCGTGACGATTGCAGCGAATGAAATGCAGCGCTTGCTGCGAAACTGGCTCTCTGTCAGAAGAACAGGTCCAGCCCTTGATCGCTCTGACATTCTGCTTTCCGAAGAGCCGTCATTAGCGGAAACAAGTGCAGGTATTCAAGATGAGCGAGCCAATGGAAAGATAACGTTTCAGGAGGTTACTTTTTCGTATCCGGCAAAAGAAGAGCATGTCTTGACCGGCGTAACATTCACCATTCAACCAGGGGAAAAAGTGGCCTTAGTGGGACCGAGCGGATCAGGGAAATCGACTATTGTTGATTTATTGTTCAGATTTTACGAATCAGAACGGGGCTCTATTGAAGTCGATGATCGAAGTATTAAGGAATGGGATACCTCTTGGCTGCGTTCACAAATCGCAGTGGTGACACAGGATGTGATTCTGCGAAGCGGTACATTGGCTGATAATTTACGGATTGGTAAGGCTCTCGCAACAGATGAGGAATTAAAAAGAGCTCTTTATGACAGCGGCTTAGGGGAGTTGCTTGAAACGTTACCAAAGGGCTTGAACACACCAGTTGGAGAAAGGGGGAGTTTGCTCTCAGGCGGGCAGAAGCAGCGTTTGTCCCTTGCGAGAGCACTTCTGAAGGACGCTCCGATTCTCATTCTTGATGAAGCAAGCTCGGCTCTTGACCCGATTACTGAAACTCAAATAAATGAGGTCGTCCTTCAAAACGGGAAAAATCAAACCATTTTAATCATTTCCCACCGACTATCAACGGTGCTCTCTGCGGATAAAATCATTGTTTTAGAAAATGGAAAAATCGTCGAAGAAGGGACACATGCAGAGTTGCTTAACGACAGCAGCGGAGTCTATACGAGGCTGTTTGGAAGAGAAGTAGAAATTGGAGAAACCACGATTCATAACGCTGGAGTTAACCTTGTTTAA
- a CDS encoding DoxX family protein — protein MRNHEVVIPENPVSHFLFVSTRFAWFWLIVRLYVGYQWLSAGWGKLHEDVWTGGKAGVALTGFIQGALVKSKAVPGSNPDVAGWYANFLKDVVLPHAKLFSYLVSYGEFLVGLGLIVGLLTGIAAFFGGLMNASYLFAGTLSTNPILLILGMILVLAWKVAGWYGLDRFALPFLGTPWKRNEQTLILHKNTKEN, from the coding sequence ATGAGAAATCATGAGGTCGTTATTCCTGAAAATCCAGTTTCACATTTCTTATTTGTGAGCACACGTTTTGCTTGGTTTTGGTTAATTGTTCGGTTGTATGTCGGCTACCAATGGCTCAGCGCCGGTTGGGGAAAGCTTCATGAAGACGTGTGGACAGGAGGAAAAGCAGGAGTAGCGTTAACCGGGTTTATTCAAGGAGCTCTTGTTAAATCAAAAGCAGTTCCAGGCAGTAATCCAGACGTAGCAGGCTGGTACGCCAACTTTCTAAAAGACGTCGTTTTGCCGCATGCCAAACTTTTTTCCTACTTGGTCTCTTACGGTGAATTTCTTGTTGGATTAGGACTCATAGTTGGACTTCTTACAGGTATCGCAGCCTTTTTTGGCGGTTTAATGAATGCGAGCTATTTATTTGCAGGGACGCTCAGTACGAACCCTATTCTCTTGATCTTAGGTATGATCTTAGTTCTCGCTTGGAAGGTCGCCGGCTGGTACGGACTTGACCGCTTTGCGCTTCCTTTCCTCGGCACCCCTTGGAAACGAAATGAACAAACACTAATTCTTCATAAAAACACGAAAGAAAATTAA
- a CDS encoding radical SAM/SPASM domain-containing protein — protein MKKFKKFYLEITSVCNLACSFCPPTERMRQFISVEDFSKRLDQIKPHTDFINLHVKGEPLLHPKIDQLLDVSHEKGFKVNITTNGTLLAKRKHQLLNKPALRQLNFSLHSFDGHSGQHPHFEEREDYVRSILEFVKEATKESELIVSFRLWNLTQDDQTNLERKRNRQILEIIEKEFNLDFNIEERLSPRHGIKLAERIFINQEYEFKWPALHEEEDDGKGFCYGLRNQAGILTNGTVVPCCLDGEGVINLGNINETSFSEIIEGERAQNLVEGFSRRVAVEELCRKCGYRKRFGK, from the coding sequence TTGAAAAAGTTTAAGAAATTTTACTTGGAAATTACAAGTGTGTGTAATCTAGCCTGCTCATTTTGTCCACCGACTGAGCGAATGAGACAATTTATTTCAGTTGAGGATTTTTCAAAGCGATTGGATCAAATTAAACCTCATACGGACTTTATTAATCTGCATGTTAAGGGAGAACCGCTTCTCCATCCGAAAATAGATCAACTGCTTGATGTCAGCCATGAAAAAGGTTTTAAAGTAAATATTACAACGAATGGGACTCTGTTGGCTAAACGGAAGCACCAGTTATTAAATAAACCGGCATTGAGGCAGCTGAATTTTTCCCTTCATAGCTTTGATGGACATTCGGGACAACACCCTCATTTTGAGGAAAGAGAAGACTATGTTCGATCGATCTTAGAATTTGTCAAAGAAGCCACTAAAGAGTCTGAACTCATTGTTTCTTTTAGATTATGGAATTTGACACAGGATGACCAAACGAATCTGGAACGCAAGCGTAATCGGCAAATATTAGAGATCATTGAAAAGGAATTTAATCTCGATTTTAACATTGAAGAACGGCTCTCTCCAAGGCATGGAATTAAGCTTGCTGAAAGAATTTTTATTAATCAAGAATACGAATTTAAATGGCCAGCCCTACACGAAGAAGAGGATGATGGGAAAGGATTTTGCTATGGTTTGCGAAACCAGGCCGGGATCTTGACGAATGGAACTGTTGTCCCTTGTTGTTTGGATGGGGAAGGTGTGATCAACCTTGGTAATATCAATGAAACCTCTTTCTCTGAGATTATCGAAGGGGAGCGTGCTCAAAACCTTGTGGAGGGATTCTCTCGACGTGTGGCGGTAGAAGAACTCTGTCGAAAATGTGGGTACCGAAAGCGTTTTGGAAAATAG
- a CDS encoding polysaccharide deacetylase family protein, producing the protein MIVKRPLAAILIVLVILIFQHPYSALAETPVPILVYHSIDTYKGHGDRELFVTPDHFERQMIYLKTHGYTLLTFEDWDQLNHVQKPIFITLDDGYKNNEIVLSIFKKLKDNSFNPKATLFVIADFIGRPNRLTKEDLRTLSDSGYFSVQSHTSDHPDLTKIHNLTYELGHSKKVIEGITSKPVLALSYPYGGYNETVIKVMKTYYQFGLTTDPGYVNKQHYNPYELPRIYVKNSTTIEAFAHSILKD; encoded by the coding sequence TTGATTGTCAAACGACCGCTCGCAGCCATTCTTATAGTCCTCGTGATCCTGATATTTCAACACCCTTATTCAGCTTTGGCAGAAACACCTGTCCCGATTTTAGTGTACCATTCCATTGACACCTATAAAGGCCATGGAGATCGTGAGTTATTTGTCACACCTGATCATTTTGAAAGGCAAATGATCTATCTCAAGACTCATGGGTATACGCTTCTCACATTCGAGGACTGGGATCAGTTGAATCATGTTCAAAAACCTATATTCATAACCTTAGATGATGGTTATAAAAATAATGAAATAGTCTTGTCGATATTTAAAAAGTTGAAAGACAACTCGTTTAACCCGAAAGCGACCCTTTTTGTCATTGCCGATTTTATAGGAAGACCGAATCGATTAACAAAAGAGGATTTGCGAACTCTTTCCGACTCCGGTTATTTTTCCGTACAATCGCACACCTCTGATCACCCGGATTTGACCAAGATTCATAATTTAACCTATGAACTGGGGCATTCTAAAAAAGTCATAGAAGGCATTACCAGTAAACCGGTTTTGGCTTTATCCTACCCATATGGCGGCTACAATGAAACGGTCATTAAGGTGATGAAGACTTATTATCAATTCGGATTGACCACTGATCCTGGGTATGTGAACAAGCAACACTATAATCCTTATGAATTACCGCGAATTTATGTTAAAAATTCCACGACAATAGAGGCATTTGCTCACTCAATACTAAAGGATTAG
- a CDS encoding EAL domain-containing protein: MLTIFINLMGQTWLVCAQIFSTREFAQLAIERLLPNLSTWFMIVSLPVGLAIDATFLHFSLSVGVMGILYVMTFVLKSKPLEPVGFGLSLLLSLLGMDLYQYGMTAYTWESAFFLILFMLITTFILTKKNRLIGIVWSLMLSAVMELLTGFVYHFRLDCLAVTLMTAVMSGLYVTYRSLHEKQVKDTSEAVLYDSLTNALTRRGLQAWLESSRSRGDDKGIIVFCDLDNFKWINDTWGHEAGDQVLIEFVKRISHGLRTCDTIARFGGDEYQLWLPMKEIGAAKAIVERLHVLATQTPYKVTPDETELKIGVSMGWTFGEFTQERANDADFALLEAKRLGKNRICELSDSDTTTRTKSFRGDEDPHLYWLKNIAQSLWSDAHYPFVLTDKTGRILFANNAYEFLVGKSLAELLGNKPGMNSAMKTPPAVYSNMWSHLSNGLPWSGCLLNRREDGNEWWEISELFPIKLSGQIIGYWGLVQELTQAKFPPSPIPTDYNYKWHGDIDWAFQPIIDVNAHSTMGYEALARPRWGEVDVMPDTFFKIAESFNFRINVDWDCLESLLDKLKTIAWPEETRLFVNIYAETFKDQKRLKEWLTRFFSQHPTTICVLEILERDVHTIERKQWKDIQKEFPLVELAQDDFGNGEQDLIRLIETKPNWLKLDREWVNTLSIHPESQFLMSSIAAWVRAEGIKLIIEGIETGEQSKAYKDMGIYYEQGYYWSKPIKDLDLATCSV; the protein is encoded by the coding sequence ATGCTAACTATTTTTATAAATTTAATGGGTCAAACTTGGCTTGTATGTGCTCAAATTTTCTCAACTCGTGAGTTTGCGCAATTAGCCATTGAACGGCTTCTCCCTAATTTATCCACTTGGTTTATGATTGTAAGTCTTCCTGTTGGACTCGCGATTGACGCTACTTTCTTGCACTTTAGCCTATCGGTTGGGGTCATGGGAATATTATATGTGATGACTTTTGTTCTGAAATCAAAACCTTTGGAGCCTGTTGGTTTTGGACTATCTCTTTTACTATCCCTTTTAGGAATGGACCTTTACCAATACGGAATGACTGCTTATACATGGGAGAGTGCTTTTTTTCTTATTCTTTTCATGCTTATAACGACCTTTATTCTTACAAAAAAGAATAGGTTAATAGGGATTGTTTGGAGTCTTATGTTAAGTGCAGTGATGGAGTTACTAACGGGCTTCGTCTATCATTTTCGCTTGGATTGCCTCGCGGTGACTTTAATGACTGCTGTTATGTCTGGATTATATGTCACCTATCGTTCCTTACACGAAAAACAAGTGAAGGACACGAGTGAGGCTGTTTTATATGATTCTCTTACCAATGCGCTTACACGACGCGGCCTACAAGCATGGCTTGAGTCCAGCAGGTCGAGAGGAGACGATAAGGGAATTATTGTCTTTTGTGATTTAGATAATTTTAAGTGGATTAATGATACATGGGGACATGAAGCAGGCGATCAAGTTTTAATCGAATTTGTTAAAAGGATCAGTCACGGCTTAAGAACGTGCGATACCATTGCTCGTTTTGGCGGGGATGAATATCAACTTTGGCTGCCTATGAAGGAAATCGGTGCTGCTAAGGCGATCGTCGAAAGATTGCATGTTCTTGCGACACAAACCCCTTATAAAGTGACTCCAGATGAAACGGAATTAAAGATCGGTGTCTCGATGGGATGGACCTTTGGAGAGTTCACTCAAGAGAGAGCTAACGACGCGGATTTTGCTTTATTAGAGGCAAAGAGACTCGGTAAAAATCGGATCTGTGAATTATCCGATTCAGACACGACAACTCGAACCAAGTCATTTAGAGGAGATGAGGATCCTCATTTATATTGGCTGAAAAATATTGCCCAATCTCTGTGGAGTGATGCACACTATCCGTTTGTCTTAACGGATAAAACAGGACGGATTCTTTTCGCAAACAACGCCTATGAATTTCTTGTAGGAAAGTCGTTAGCCGAATTATTAGGAAATAAGCCGGGTATGAATAGTGCTATGAAGACACCTCCAGCTGTGTATTCAAACATGTGGTCTCATCTATCTAATGGTTTGCCATGGAGTGGTTGTTTATTAAATCGGAGAGAAGACGGTAATGAGTGGTGGGAGATTTCAGAGCTCTTTCCGATTAAACTTTCAGGACAAATCATTGGTTATTGGGGGTTGGTTCAAGAATTAACACAAGCTAAGTTTCCACCTTCTCCCATTCCAACCGATTATAACTATAAATGGCATGGCGACATTGATTGGGCTTTCCAACCGATTATTGATGTGAATGCCCATTCTACAATGGGTTATGAGGCGCTCGCTCGACCAAGGTGGGGAGAGGTCGATGTCATGCCAGATACCTTTTTTAAGATTGCTGAGAGTTTTAATTTTCGAATTAATGTTGATTGGGATTGCTTAGAGAGTTTATTAGACAAGCTTAAGACGATAGCCTGGCCAGAAGAGACACGGCTATTTGTGAATATTTATGCGGAAACCTTTAAAGATCAGAAACGATTAAAAGAGTGGTTAACCCGCTTCTTCAGCCAGCATCCAACCACAATATGTGTCCTTGAAATTTTAGAACGCGATGTCCACACGATTGAACGCAAGCAATGGAAGGACATTCAAAAAGAATTTCCATTGGTTGAGTTAGCTCAAGATGATTTTGGTAACGGGGAGCAAGATCTCATTCGATTGATTGAGACAAAGCCCAATTGGTTGAAGTTGGATCGAGAATGGGTTAATACCCTGTCCATTCATCCAGAAAGCCAATTCTTAATGTCTTCAATTGCTGCTTGGGTCAGAGCTGAGGGCATAAAGTTAATCATTGAAGGGATTGAAACGGGCGAACAATCGAAAGCCTATAAGGACATGGGGATTTACTATGAACAAGGTTATTATTGGAGTAAACCGATAAAGGATTTAGATCTTGCTACTTGTTCTGTTTGA